A window of the Desulforapulum autotrophicum HRM2 genome harbors these coding sequences:
- a CDS encoding cache domain-containing protein, producing the protein MIVACKNCGKKYTVDEKKFKQNTVSFKCIACDTLFTVEKPIVNYENVTYAEDIPLTTATGQKKPIKFGLYPKTFLIMLLISLIPVGLFFMITYSETSARVEADTQLLMQQSTSGLLNHIDEWVDKNKRLLQMVSRLDGIKYMDPTEQTKILELIHEQYPWIYLAFTLDIDGMNTARNDGNILKDYSDRSYFKDIQKGSAFSWQTLLGKTSQKPALVLAVPIMNNGTMVGVMAGAMTTEAISQSVAKWTKGKTGFAFLVDEKNKVIAHQVKQYVLEEKNLTDNPVFSLSDGKISGFGEFMDNKGSLNIASFKKNKLGWNMVVQQEKNEAYATLLKFQKYILVFFSLTIIIVAIIAWFSARSISKPIIEMTDAATRMSLGDLDVQIKIRSKDEIGMLARSIVRMQTSLAYAMKRLKTL; encoded by the coding sequence ATGATTGTTGCCTGCAAAAATTGTGGAAAAAAATACACCGTTGATGAAAAGAAATTTAAACAAAACACCGTCTCGTTCAAATGCATAGCCTGCGATACGCTCTTTACCGTAGAAAAACCAATTGTCAATTATGAAAACGTCACCTATGCTGAAGACATCCCCCTAACCACGGCAACAGGACAAAAAAAACCCATCAAATTTGGGCTCTACCCCAAAACCTTCCTTATCATGCTTTTGATCAGCCTTATTCCGGTCGGTTTATTTTTCATGATCACCTACAGTGAAACCAGTGCCAGGGTAGAAGCAGATACACAGCTTTTAATGCAGCAGTCCACTTCTGGGCTTCTGAACCATATTGACGAATGGGTGGACAAAAACAAACGCTTGCTGCAGATGGTTTCCAGGCTCGACGGGATCAAATACATGGATCCGACCGAACAGACAAAAATATTGGAATTAATACACGAACAATACCCCTGGATATACCTTGCCTTTACCCTGGACATCGACGGGATGAACACGGCAAGGAACGATGGTAATATTTTAAAAGATTACTCGGACAGGTCTTATTTTAAGGATATACAAAAGGGGTCTGCTTTTTCCTGGCAGACCCTCCTAGGAAAGACATCTCAAAAGCCTGCTCTTGTTCTGGCTGTACCCATAATGAACAATGGAACGATGGTTGGTGTGATGGCTGGTGCAATGACCACTGAAGCCATTTCACAATCCGTTGCAAAATGGACAAAGGGCAAAACCGGTTTTGCCTTTCTTGTGGACGAAAAAAACAAGGTGATTGCCCACCAGGTAAAACAATATGTATTAGAAGAAAAAAACCTTACAGACAACCCTGTCTTTTCTTTATCCGACGGAAAGATATCGGGGTTTGGCGAATTTATGGACAACAAGGGCTCGCTGAATATTGCCTCTTTCAAAAAGAACAAGCTGGGCTGGAATATGGTTGTCCAGCAAGAAAAAAATGAGGCATATGCGACACTGCTGAAATTTCAGAAATATATTCTCGTATTTTTTTCCTTGACCATCATAATTGTGGCAATTATCGCCTGGTTTTCTGCACGTTCAATCAGCAAACCAATTATTGAAATGACAGATGCCGCAACCCGCATGAGCCTTGGAGATCTTGATGTCCAAATCAAGATACGGTCAAAAGATGAAATCGGAATGCTTGCCAGGTCAATTGTCAGGATGCAGACAAGCCTGGCCTATGCCATGAAACGACTTAAAACCCTTTAA
- a CDS encoding acetyl-CoA hydrolase/transferase family protein, which translates to MSFTSPILKQYRQKLVTARKAVQVVKSGDWIDYGAFCTAPRTLDEALAARVDELEHVNVRALAFPGKAKVAMASAKGNSMTYNNWHFSSGDRNNHDHHNCYYIPFTYNEGPGHYGRNIKTDVCMVQTTPMDHQGNFNFGIGNSFQRAIIDNAKTVIVEVNTTLPNCLGGAGESVHISEVNYVVETENQPILTIGSPKISDVDRKIADLIVEEIEDGSCIQLGIGGMPNAVGKLIAESDLKDLGVHSEMLVDAYLEMFEAGRVSNLKKNLDPGKFVYTFALGSQRLYDFINNNPSCASYPADYTNKLSNIASNDKTISINNAIEVDLYGQVSSESSGYRQITGTGGQFDFAYGAYHSKGGKSFICLSSTVTDKEGKVHSRIRPVFDPGSIVTLPRTITHYVVTEYGKVCLKGKSTWERAEALISIAHPDFRDQLIKEAEKMRIWVHRNQTSSLVKAA; encoded by the coding sequence ATGAGTTTTACATCACCGATTCTGAAACAATATCGACAAAAATTAGTAACCGCAAGAAAAGCCGTACAGGTTGTTAAATCCGGAGACTGGATTGATTATGGTGCCTTTTGCACGGCCCCAAGAACCCTTGATGAGGCCCTGGCAGCGCGTGTGGATGAACTAGAGCATGTCAATGTAAGGGCCCTTGCCTTTCCCGGAAAAGCCAAGGTTGCCATGGCCAGTGCTAAGGGCAACAGCATGACTTATAACAATTGGCATTTCAGCAGTGGAGATCGTAATAATCACGACCACCATAACTGTTACTATATTCCCTTTACCTACAACGAAGGTCCGGGGCACTACGGCAGAAACATCAAAACCGATGTCTGCATGGTACAGACCACTCCCATGGATCATCAGGGCAATTTTAATTTCGGCATTGGTAATTCGTTCCAGCGGGCCATCATTGATAATGCTAAAACCGTTATTGTGGAGGTGAATACCACCCTGCCCAACTGCCTTGGTGGAGCAGGGGAATCGGTTCATATCTCAGAGGTTAATTATGTAGTTGAAACCGAAAACCAGCCGATCTTGACCATTGGATCTCCAAAGATTTCCGATGTTGACAGAAAGATTGCCGACCTCATCGTTGAGGAGATAGAGGACGGATCATGCATTCAGCTTGGCATTGGTGGCATGCCCAATGCCGTGGGCAAACTCATTGCTGAGTCTGATCTAAAAGACCTTGGTGTTCACTCGGAAATGTTGGTAGATGCCTATCTTGAGATGTTTGAAGCCGGAAGGGTCTCCAATCTTAAAAAAAACCTGGACCCTGGTAAGTTTGTTTACACCTTTGCCTTGGGCAGTCAGCGCCTCTATGACTTTATTAATAACAATCCTTCCTGTGCGAGTTATCCGGCAGACTACACCAATAAACTGAGTAACATCGCATCCAACGATAAAACTATTTCCATAAACAATGCCATTGAGGTGGACCTTTATGGCCAGGTCTCATCGGAATCTTCCGGGTACCGGCAGATTACGGGAACCGGTGGACAGTTTGACTTTGCCTATGGCGCCTATCACTCCAAGGGAGGAAAATCTTTTATCTGTCTTTCTTCCACCGTGACAGACAAGGAGGGAAAGGTTCATTCCCGAATACGCCCGGTCTTTGATCCCGGCAGCATTGTCACCCTGCCAAGAACCATCACCCACTATGTTGTCACCGAATACGGCAAGGTCTGCCTGAAGGGAAAATCCACGTGGGAAAGGGCAGAAGCGCTTATTAGCATCGCCCATCCTGATTTTCGGGATCAGTTGATCAAAGAGGCTGAGAAAATGAGAATCTGGGTACATAGAAATCAGACATCATCCCTGGTTAAGGCTGCATGA
- a CDS encoding acyl-CoA dehydrogenase — MAQLIADRRDIDFVLHEQLNVEALSEHKRFNEFGKKTVDLIVSEARNLAIKEILPLQKPSDTGCEFNNGTVKVPEGFHRVMKAYNEGEWLAMTDDPEWGGQGMPKTVAMAANEYFYGACNSFMLYNLLTHGASKLVETFGTPEQKNLHLKNMLSGKWAGTMLLTESDAGSDLAGITTMAKDNGDGTYSLEGNKIFISGGEQDLTENIVHPVLARLEDSPAGIKGISLFLVTKYRLNPDGTPGEFNNVVCTGIEEKMGLHGSATCSLELGGKGQCIGTLLGEKNKGMAAMFLMMNEARQMVGLQGQANASAAYMYALDYARQRIQSKSLTAPAGTPPVAIINHPDVKRQLLMMKSWVEGMRSLVYYTGLCHDRLAIAADDSERQFYSTLLEVLTPIIKGYITDRAFDVCNHGVQIYGGYGFIEEFPVSQLLRDCRIFMLYEGTNGIQAMDLVGRKLGMHKGEPFIHFLGLIEKTITASREVKGLESLADSMQRFFTNYAEVAHEISARAASGKVMEVFAFSHPFLEVSGDLTVAWMLLWRASVAAPKLGKKKKDDAFYQGQIQTARFFINNILPVTEGRLNTIKQGDAVAAVMEDAQFGGK; from the coding sequence ATGGCACAACTAATTGCGGACCGTAGAGATATTGATTTCGTACTCCACGAACAGCTTAACGTGGAAGCCCTCAGTGAGCACAAAAGGTTTAATGAATTTGGAAAAAAGACGGTTGATCTTATTGTCTCCGAGGCAAGGAATCTTGCCATCAAAGAGATTCTGCCCCTGCAGAAGCCAAGCGATACAGGGTGTGAGTTCAACAACGGCACGGTCAAGGTCCCTGAAGGGTTTCACCGGGTCATGAAAGCATACAATGAAGGCGAATGGCTTGCCATGACCGACGATCCGGAATGGGGTGGCCAGGGAATGCCCAAGACCGTTGCCATGGCAGCCAACGAGTACTTTTACGGTGCCTGCAACTCGTTCATGCTTTACAATCTTCTGACCCATGGGGCATCCAAGCTTGTAGAGACCTTTGGCACTCCAGAGCAGAAGAATCTACACCTTAAAAATATGCTTTCTGGAAAATGGGCCGGTACCATGCTCCTGACCGAATCCGATGCAGGTTCCGACCTTGCCGGGATTACCACCATGGCAAAGGACAACGGTGACGGGACTTACAGTCTTGAGGGCAATAAAATTTTTATTTCCGGTGGAGAACAGGATCTGACGGAAAATATTGTTCACCCGGTTCTGGCAAGGCTTGAAGATTCTCCTGCCGGTATCAAAGGCATTTCGCTTTTCCTTGTGACCAAGTACCGGTTAAACCCGGACGGCACGCCAGGGGAATTCAACAATGTCGTGTGTACGGGCATTGAAGAGAAAATGGGGCTCCATGGTTCAGCCACCTGCTCCCTGGAGCTTGGCGGCAAGGGGCAATGCATTGGTACACTGCTGGGAGAAAAAAATAAGGGCATGGCAGCCATGTTCCTGATGATGAACGAGGCCCGGCAGATGGTTGGACTCCAGGGGCAGGCCAATGCCTCGGCCGCCTATATGTATGCCTTGGACTATGCCAGGCAGCGTATCCAGAGTAAAAGCCTGACCGCTCCTGCGGGGACCCCGCCTGTGGCCATTATCAACCACCCGGATGTCAAACGACAGCTTTTGATGATGAAGTCCTGGGTGGAGGGCATGAGAAGCCTTGTCTACTACACGGGCCTGTGCCATGACCGGCTTGCCATTGCAGCAGATGATAGTGAACGGCAGTTCTATTCCACCCTGCTTGAGGTGCTCACCCCCATCATCAAGGGTTATATCACCGACCGGGCCTTTGATGTCTGTAACCACGGTGTGCAGATTTACGGTGGTTACGGATTTATCGAAGAGTTCCCTGTTTCCCAGTTGCTTCGCGATTGCAGGATCTTCATGCTGTATGAGGGCACCAACGGTATTCAAGCCATGGATCTTGTCGGTCGAAAACTTGGCATGCACAAGGGAGAACCTTTTATTCATTTCCTGGGGCTGATCGAAAAAACCATAACCGCGTCAAGGGAGGTTAAAGGCCTGGAATCCCTGGCCGACAGCATGCAGCGATTTTTTACAAACTACGCTGAAGTTGCCCATGAAATATCTGCAAGGGCGGCTTCTGGCAAGGTGATGGAGGTTTTTGCATTTTCCCACCCCTTTCTTGAGGTGAGCGGGGATCTGACCGTGGCCTGGATGCTTCTCTGGAGAGCGTCTGTGGCCGCTCCAAAACTTGGTAAAAAGAAAAAAGACGATGCCTTTTACCAGGGGCAGATACAGACGGCCCGTTTTTTCATCAACAATATCCTGCCCGTTACCGAAGGCAGACTCAATACCATCAAACAGGGGGATGCTGTCGCGGCAGTCATGGAAGATGCCCAGTTCGGCGGCAAATAA
- a CDS encoding 3-hydroxybutyryl-CoA dehydrogenase translates to MDKIYVLGAGTMGAGIAQTIASAGIRVIVRDINQELVDRGMAIITANLEKLEGKGKIMTAEKEAVLSRITGTTDMALAADCDLVIEAAVENMAIKKKIFSELDALCKQETILSTNTSSLSITEVAAATRRPDRVIGMHFFNPAPIMKLVEIIKGIATSDHTFDRVKQLSERIGKTPVKVAEAPGFVVNRILIPMINEAVAIYAEGIASARDIDTAMKLGANHPIGPLALGDLIGLDVCLAVMDVLYQEFGDPKYRAHPTLRTYVRAGWLGMKSEKGFYDYAR, encoded by the coding sequence ATGGACAAGATATATGTTCTGGGGGCCGGCACCATGGGGGCCGGGATTGCCCAGACCATTGCATCGGCAGGCATTCGGGTCATCGTAAGGGATATCAACCAGGAACTCGTTGACAGGGGCATGGCCATCATCACCGCCAACCTTGAAAAACTCGAGGGTAAAGGCAAAATAATGACAGCTGAAAAAGAGGCTGTCCTTTCAAGAATTACCGGCACCACCGACATGGCCCTTGCTGCCGATTGTGATCTGGTTATTGAGGCTGCCGTTGAAAATATGGCCATCAAAAAGAAAATTTTCAGTGAGCTTGATGCGCTTTGCAAACAGGAAACCATTCTTTCAACCAACACCTCGTCCCTGTCCATAACAGAGGTGGCGGCGGCCACCCGTCGTCCAGACCGGGTTATTGGCATGCATTTTTTTAACCCTGCCCCGATCATGAAGTTGGTGGAGATCATCAAGGGTATTGCCACCTCAGACCACACCTTTGACAGGGTGAAACAACTGTCTGAAAGAATTGGAAAAACACCGGTTAAAGTTGCCGAAGCTCCGGGTTTTGTTGTTAACCGGATTCTGATTCCCATGATCAACGAGGCCGTGGCCATTTATGCCGAAGGCATTGCGTCTGCCCGGGATATTGATACGGCCATGAAACTTGGCGCCAACCATCCCATAGGACCCTTGGCCCTGGGAGATTTGATCGGCCTTGATGTCTGTCTTGCGGTCATGGATGTTCTTTATCAGGAGTTCGGTGATCCCAAATACAGGGCACACCCGACCCTAAGAACCTATGTTCGGGCAGGATGGCTTGGTATGAAATCGGAAAAGGGCTTTTACGACTACGCCCGCTGA
- a CDS encoding sigma 54-interacting transcriptional regulator has product MDINILSQYRDAIAHADSEEALVQRTIEMITGTTAYDVHIELVQETESVKDLVTRILKKGCEKSVTEALSAKQPVTIMAAKDFSDAFLATIIPCPASALLIPLFTLQTVTPPAFLGSFFVFSGDNYLFKPETRAVLQELTVQFTHAVTTVRRALSVRAENQALRVERDMYHSVFENTGTGTIIIDKDMLILFANAKFAQLTGYGKEEMENNMHWSQFVIPEDNKKMQYYHYGRRKGTPQVPDEYECRIFDKTGEVKHMHMKVGMLAGTNISIASFMDITLRKVAEERLSKSEHLLKSIVSSFEGFIFTLKQNHRIEFMNNPLISRSGYNAVNEKCHKVIHGLDAPCPGCELKKVLAGTVAKREEKSPKDDRWYSVTQSPIYDRVSSITGVQVIMVDITERKHREEKVREHANYYQSENRVLRSAMKERYRFGNIIGKSNAMQKVYELILRAASSNAHVMLYGESGTGKELVATAIHKLSTRSKQMFVPVNCAAINDNLIESEFFGYKKGAFSGADQNKAGFLDLADKGTLFLDEIGDLALNLQVKLLRSIEGGGFTPVGGNLVKKPDLRIVAATNKDLKFLIHQGLMREDFFYRVNIIPIKLPPLRNRKEDIPLLIKHFISKYDKNISIPPIDKKLLDAFLNHDWPGNVRELQHSLDRYVTLKECDFLESLAPPQDNHEINDCLMDMDNGKNALPDIVAGIEKQIIAKALENNRWMKAKTASELGIHRKTLFLKMKKYDLVI; this is encoded by the coding sequence ATGGATATTAATATTTTGTCTCAATATCGAGATGCCATAGCCCATGCTGACAGTGAAGAGGCCCTTGTTCAAAGAACTATTGAAATGATAACCGGCACAACTGCCTATGATGTTCATATCGAACTTGTACAGGAGACTGAATCGGTCAAGGATCTCGTCACCAGAATTTTAAAAAAAGGGTGTGAAAAGTCTGTAACCGAGGCGCTTTCAGCCAAACAGCCGGTCACGATAATGGCGGCCAAGGATTTTTCCGATGCATTCCTGGCAACCATCATCCCTTGCCCCGCTTCGGCCCTGCTTATCCCCCTTTTTACCCTCCAAACGGTGACCCCGCCAGCATTCCTGGGAAGTTTCTTTGTTTTTTCTGGAGACAATTATCTGTTTAAGCCTGAAACAAGGGCAGTATTACAGGAATTAACTGTTCAGTTCACCCATGCCGTTACCACGGTCCGCAGGGCATTATCTGTCAGGGCCGAAAATCAAGCACTCCGTGTTGAACGGGATATGTACCACAGTGTTTTTGAAAATACGGGAACCGGTACCATCATTATTGACAAGGATATGCTCATCCTCTTTGCCAATGCGAAATTTGCCCAGTTAACAGGCTATGGTAAAGAAGAGATGGAAAACAATATGCACTGGTCGCAATTTGTTATTCCTGAAGATAATAAAAAAATGCAGTACTACCACTATGGGCGGCGCAAGGGAACCCCCCAGGTTCCAGATGAGTACGAGTGCAGAATTTTTGACAAGACCGGTGAAGTTAAACATATGCACATGAAGGTGGGAATGCTGGCCGGAACCAATATCAGCATTGCTTCGTTCATGGATATCACCTTGAGAAAGGTTGCTGAAGAGCGTCTGAGCAAAAGTGAACACCTGCTCAAAAGCATTGTCAGCTCCTTTGAGGGGTTTATTTTTACCCTGAAACAAAATCACCGCATCGAGTTCATGAACAATCCGTTGATCAGCAGAAGCGGGTATAATGCAGTCAACGAAAAATGCCATAAAGTAATCCACGGCCTGGATGCGCCTTGTCCCGGGTGTGAACTTAAAAAGGTCCTTGCAGGAACTGTTGCCAAACGTGAAGAAAAGAGTCCCAAGGACGACAGATGGTACTCTGTAACCCAGTCTCCCATTTACGACCGGGTCAGCAGTATTACCGGTGTACAGGTCATCATGGTTGACATTACCGAGAGAAAGCACAGGGAAGAGAAGGTCAGAGAACATGCCAATTATTACCAGAGTGAAAACAGGGTCTTGCGCTCTGCCATGAAAGAGAGATACCGGTTCGGAAATATCATCGGTAAAAGCAACGCCATGCAAAAGGTCTATGAGTTGATTTTACGAGCCGCCTCAAGCAATGCCCATGTGATGCTTTACGGAGAATCAGGCACAGGCAAGGAGCTTGTTGCCACAGCTATCCACAAATTAAGCACACGGTCCAAACAGATGTTTGTACCGGTTAACTGTGCTGCCATTAATGATAATCTCATTGAAAGTGAGTTTTTCGGATATAAAAAAGGGGCTTTTTCCGGAGCTGATCAGAACAAGGCCGGGTTTCTGGATCTTGCTGACAAGGGTACCCTTTTTCTGGATGAAATCGGTGACCTGGCCCTCAACCTCCAGGTTAAACTGCTCAGGAGCATTGAAGGAGGGGGGTTCACCCCGGTGGGAGGAAACCTGGTTAAAAAGCCGGATTTACGCATTGTTGCTGCCACCAACAAGGACCTTAAATTCCTCATACACCAAGGGTTGATGCGGGAAGATTTTTTTTACAGGGTGAATATCATTCCCATCAAGCTTCCCCCCCTGAGGAACCGCAAGGAAGATATTCCTCTGTTGATCAAACATTTCATCTCTAAATATGACAAAAACATTTCCATTCCTCCCATTGATAAGAAACTGCTCGACGCATTCCTGAACCATGACTGGCCTGGAAATGTCCGGGAGTTGCAGCATTCTCTGGATCGCTATGTCACCTTAAAAGAGTGCGATTTTTTAGAAAGCCTTGCTCCCCCCCAAGACAACCATGAAATAAATGACTGTCTTATGGACATGGACAACGGAAAAAATGCCCTGCCGGATATCGTGGCTGGCATTGAAAAACAGATTATCGCCAAGGCCCTTGAAAACAACAGATGGATGAAAGCCAAGACCGCATCGGAACTTGGCATCCACAGAAAGACCCTGTTTCTCAAGATGAAAAAATACGACCTGGTCATCTAA
- a CDS encoding rhodanese-like domain-containing protein — MSYLNQAFREMDLHFFGSGEHGMSIEGMRKVLGNDHFLFLDVRTDEEVKYLSFPFVLHIPLNHLPDRLDEVPRDKFIVTFCSSIFRGAMAYTYLLANGYEEVKGLTASSEDMALAFKPGPLVKM, encoded by the coding sequence ATGAGCTATCTGAATCAGGCTTTTAGGGAAATGGATCTTCACTTTTTCGGTTCCGGCGAGCACGGCATGAGCATCGAAGGAATGCGCAAAGTGCTCGGCAACGATCATTTCTTGTTTCTGGATGTCCGGACAGATGAGGAAGTGAAATACCTTTCTTTTCCCTTTGTCCTGCATATTCCTTTAAATCATTTACCGGACCGGCTGGACGAGGTGCCCAGGGACAAATTCATCGTCACCTTCTGCTCTTCAATATTCAGGGGGGCAATGGCCTACACCTATCTTCTGGCCAACGGGTATGAGGAGGTTAAGGGACTGACGGCCTCTTCCGAGGATATGGCCCTGGCATTCAAGCCCGGCCCTCTGGTCAAAATGTGA
- a CDS encoding sulfite exporter TauE/SafE family protein encodes MESHILIIAFLSFCLSFFFALGGVGSAVILIPALTWIGVPFNLARPTGLFVNCLSMLGATWSNFREKKLDVKLGLPIIVSSMVMAPVGAWAGHFLPTQTLLFVFIGFLLFSGSMMIFFKSSKYADQYREDRPVAGPSGVGVLAGFVSGLLGVGGGGIISPLMVVQGFNPKKVAMVTAFSVPFSSFSAFITYAAMGSVSVKILVFAGLAAWTGGYLGTRVMQKKMNPQSVKRVLGSVLILIGFKFLWSMA; translated from the coding sequence ATGGAATCCCATATTCTCATCATTGCTTTTCTTTCATTCTGTTTAAGTTTTTTTTTCGCATTGGGCGGCGTGGGGTCGGCCGTTATTCTCATTCCTGCCTTAACTTGGATCGGTGTTCCCTTTAACCTGGCCCGGCCCACCGGGCTTTTTGTTAACTGCTTGAGCATGCTCGGGGCCACCTGGTCCAATTTCAGGGAAAAGAAACTGGATGTAAAACTGGGGCTTCCCATAATTGTTTCGTCCATGGTAATGGCACCGGTGGGCGCCTGGGCCGGTCATTTTTTACCCACCCAGACCCTTCTTTTTGTTTTTATCGGTTTTTTACTCTTTTCCGGTTCCATGATGATTTTTTTCAAGAGCTCAAAATATGCAGACCAGTACCGGGAAGACCGGCCCGTTGCAGGTCCCTCAGGTGTCGGCGTGTTGGCCGGATTTGTCTCAGGACTTCTTGGTGTGGGTGGGGGCGGCATCATTTCCCCCCTGATGGTGGTCCAGGGATTTAATCCCAAAAAAGTGGCCATGGTCACGGCCTTTTCAGTGCCTTTTTCATCGTTTTCAGCATTTATCACCTATGCTGCCATGGGATCGGTGTCCGTTAAAATTCTTGTTTTTGCCGGGCTGGCCGCCTGGACCGGGGGATATCTTGGCACCCGGGTTATGCAGAAAAAGATGAATCCCCAGAGTGTTAAACGGGTGCTGGGCAGTGTTTTAATACTGATTGGGTTCAAGTTTTTATGGTCCATGGCCTAG
- a CDS encoding TRAP transporter permease: protein MSNKSQGVIEDSSGEVVVSQRKLSPGLTKTLYWTGVAMSLFHIWVNTVGIMPEIQRNAVHFGFILFMGYIIYPFSVKTALGLKWLDLGLALLSIATAAYLLLFENALHARNEVPIVPDLIFAGIAIILMLEITRRTAGYIIPGIALFFLGYALWFGKYMGGIWNFPGVNIQRMLYRMYFAPDGIFGTIATISSTFVFLFVLFASFLLKSGAGDFIIQLSIAMMGKMIGGPAKMAVFASGLMGSISGSAVANTVGTGSITIPLMKRVGFSAQFSGAVEAAASTGGQLMPPIMGAGAFIMSQWTQIPYLTIVGVAIIPSFMYFLSVGFFVHLRAKKMGLKPMEDADIPKIMDVLKQGWNFFIPIAVLIGLLMSGFTPTYSACAGIASIVAASWLNRKTRMGVKDILDAFAQGARGMVTTGVILLCSGIVIGVVLMVGAGIKFSIMISAISGGSLLVTIVLIALASLVLGMGLPVTASYIVLAVLAAPSMEMLGASLLSAHMLIFWYSQDANVTPPVCLAAYSAAGIAGSSPLATGFESWKLAKGLYIIPMLFIYTPILFEGPLWQVAETTLAGLSGLFCFTAFFEGFHKIRLNWGLRSLYLVAAFLLLWPMIYLHVLGVVLLTVLYLAQKTRILI, encoded by the coding sequence ATGTCCAACAAATCCCAAGGCGTTATTGAAGACAGCAGTGGCGAAGTGGTGGTGAGCCAGAGAAAGCTTTCGCCGGGTTTAACCAAAACCCTGTACTGGACAGGGGTTGCCATGTCCCTTTTTCATATCTGGGTCAACACCGTGGGTATCATGCCCGAGATTCAACGCAATGCCGTCCATTTTGGATTCATCCTGTTCATGGGGTATATCATCTACCCCTTCAGCGTCAAAACAGCCCTGGGACTCAAATGGCTGGATCTGGGCCTTGCCCTTCTCTCCATTGCCACGGCAGCCTATCTATTGCTGTTTGAAAATGCCCTCCATGCCCGCAACGAGGTCCCCATCGTCCCGGACCTGATATTCGCGGGAATTGCCATCATTCTCATGCTGGAAATCACCCGGCGCACGGCAGGATACATTATTCCCGGCATTGCCCTCTTTTTTCTGGGGTATGCCCTGTGGTTCGGCAAATACATGGGAGGCATATGGAATTTTCCAGGGGTTAATATTCAACGGATGCTCTACCGAATGTATTTTGCACCGGACGGTATCTTTGGCACCATTGCCACCATCTCTTCGACCTTTGTTTTTCTCTTTGTGCTCTTTGCCTCCTTTTTGTTGAAATCCGGTGCCGGGGATTTTATCATCCAACTCTCCATTGCCATGATGGGGAAAATGATCGGAGGCCCGGCCAAAATGGCCGTTTTTGCAAGCGGGCTCATGGGTTCCATATCCGGAAGTGCCGTGGCCAATACCGTGGGTACAGGCTCCATCACCATTCCCCTGATGAAACGGGTGGGGTTTAGTGCACAATTTTCCGGTGCGGTTGAGGCAGCCGCTTCCACGGGAGGACAGCTCATGCCCCCCATCATGGGCGCCGGCGCCTTTATCATGAGCCAGTGGACCCAGATTCCCTACCTTACCATCGTGGGGGTAGCCATTATTCCTTCGTTCATGTATTTTTTAAGTGTTGGTTTTTTTGTACACCTGCGGGCAAAAAAAATGGGCCTCAAACCCATGGAAGACGCAGATATTCCAAAAATTATGGACGTTCTCAAACAGGGGTGGAACTTTTTTATTCCCATTGCCGTATTGATCGGTCTGTTGATGAGTGGTTTTACCCCCACCTATTCCGCCTGTGCAGGGATTGCATCCATTGTGGCGGCAAGCTGGCTGAACAGAAAAACCCGCATGGGCGTCAAAGATATCCTGGACGCCTTTGCACAAGGCGCCAGGGGCATGGTTACCACCGGGGTAATTCTGCTCTGTTCGGGCATTGTCATTGGCGTGGTTCTAATGGTGGGGGCGGGCATTAAGTTTTCCATCATGATCTCCGCCATTTCCGGAGGCAGCCTGCTGGTCACCATTGTTCTGATTGCCCTTGCATCCCTGGTTCTTGGCATGGGCCTTCCCGTGACAGCCTCCTACATCGTACTGGCCGTGCTGGCAGCCCCATCCATGGAAATGCTGGGTGCCTCCCTCCTCAGTGCCCACATGCTCATCTTCTGGTATTCCCAGGATGCCAATGTAACGCCGCCGGTCTGCCTTGCGGCCTATTCAGCTGCGGGCATTGCAGGCAGTTCTCCTTTGGCAACGGGATTTGAATCCTGGAAACTTGCCAAGGGACTCTATATCATTCCCATGCTGTTTATCTATACGCCCATTCTCTTTGAAGGCCCCCTGTGGCAGGTAGCTGAAACCACCCTGGCAGGCCTATCCGGTCTTTTCTGTTTTACCGCCTTTTTTGAAGGATTCCATAAAATCCGGCTGAACTGGGGGCTGAGATCTCTTTATCTTGTGGCTGCATTTCTTCTGCTCTGGCCCATGATCTACCTCCACGTCCTAGGCGTCGTGCTTCTCACAGTTTTATACCTTGCCCAGAAAACAAGAATTTTGATCTGA